CAGCAGAATCCAGTATTCCTTCTAAAAAAGGAGTACAAAAAAAAGAACAAAATGTCATTCAGAAGACACTTCAACCAAAACCAGTAAGAAGCATAACTGGCATAATAGAAACTGATGAATTAATTCAAGACAGACTGACATTAGCCCTTCAGGCGGCTGAAGAAAAAAAATCTAAAGCAGAGGTTAATTTAGAATCAAACGACCTTTTCAAAACAAGTGTTGGCGAGACTATCATCATTGTAGCATCAACACTAAACACAGAAGAGATATATTTACCCGAAATAAACTCTGACTCGCCTATTACCCTTGCAGAAGCTGAAAACCTTGGTTCTTCGATTTTGGAAGAAGATCGGTCTCTAATGGCTAAAGTGTTCACCGAATTGAAACACCTAAAACACGGAGAGAGAGCCAGCTTTAATAGTATTACCGCTTCTAATGAGGAATCCATCATTAATAATGAAGACGGTTTCATTGGTCATGAAACCATGCAATTTAGAGAGCGATTTAGATGGTTTAAGGGTAAGCTTTCTAAACAATAATTTTATTAAAAGCCAATTGACAATGAAAAAACTTCTAGTCTTAGTTAGTCTTATTTCTTTCATAACAACTCCTAATAAAGCCTTTAGTAAGGCTTGGGCTGCTGTAGACACCACCATTCTATCCTTTTCTGACAACTCTCTCAATAAAAGGGTAACAGTAATAAGCACCGGAAATAAAGACTTGGACATTCCCATCTCTTTCAATCTAGAAAAACTTTTAACTGAACTCGGCTTAGATGAAGAGCAAACCCAAAGCATTTTAAGCAATATCAAGAATGATAAATATCAAAGCGATACCTTAAACGTAATAAGCCCTTCCGGTCAAAAACTTCAGATTCTAGGAATAGCTTCACCCCACAAGTTTCCCCGAGAAGAGGAATACACCAACGAATACGAATCGGAAGACAACTGGGAGTCCGAAAGTAATGAAGACAAATATTCACCGGAAAGTTCACCAAAATTCTTCCCTAAAAGTGATTTCGGTTTCTATTTCGGTCTTAACAATTATAAAAACTCATCATCTACAGCTCCTTCACAACTAAGTAAACTTAGGCCCTGGGGCTCACGATACGTCGCTTTTTCATTTAGAAAAAATGCCACCATATCAAAAAGCAAGAATCTGGATCTAGCACTCAGCTATGGTCCAGAATTCGCCATATATAATTTTATGTTTGAAAACAGCAATGGCCTCCTAAATCAAAACGATCAAGTAAGTTTCGAAACTTTGGAATACGATACTAAAAAATCAAAACTCACTGTACCCTATATCAACCTGCCTATCCTACTAAGCTTAGGAACTAAAAATAAAGGTTTCAAACTAAGCTTAGGTGGATACATGGGTTATAGAATAGGCAGCCATACCAAAACAAAAGATACCGATGGCAACAAAGAAAAAATAAGAGATGGATTTAACCTCCATCGATTTAATTACGGCCTTACTTCCGAAATTGGAAAAAAAAGTGGCCTATCATTTTTCTTTAGATACGATTTAAGACCGCTATTTGAATCAAATCAA
This sequence is a window from Arcticibacterium luteifluviistationis. Protein-coding genes within it:
- a CDS encoding porin family protein, which codes for MKKLLVLVSLISFITTPNKAFSKAWAAVDTTILSFSDNSLNKRVTVISTGNKDLDIPISFNLEKLLTELGLDEEQTQSILSNIKNDKYQSDTLNVISPSGQKLQILGIASPHKFPREEEYTNEYESEDNWESESNEDKYSPESSPKFFPKSDFGFYFGLNNYKNSSSTAPSQLSKLRPWGSRYVAFSFRKNATISKSKNLDLALSYGPEFAIYNFMFENSNGLLNQNDQVSFETLEYDTKKSKLTVPYINLPILLSLGTKNKGFKLSLGGYMGYRIGSHTKTKDTDGNKEKIRDGFNLHRFNYGLTSEIGKKSGLSFFFRYDLRPLFESNQINAKKIQAYSFGIRL